The nucleotide window CTAAGTAACCACCATGTTTTTTGCCAATTGAGATTGAAGCCATTAATAATTTTGATCGGTAGAGGATCGATTTCTTGAGTAACTCGACCAAAAACCGACTAAAATTTGAATAGGGACCTAACTTCTTTGGTAGTGTGTGTAAGTTAACTAGACTCGAAGAGAATTAAGAGAACTGACATACACTTTGATTTCGCAATTGGTTGTTTACAAATGGATGTACAATGTGTAACCTTCATTGTATCACACTTCATAGTGTCCTATTTGTAACTCTTTACGTTAAAAGATAGATAAAACACCGACAAAATAGCTTGATGCAATGTTTGAGAATGATGATTTTACTTGAGAATATATATTTGACTTAAATTTagtatttgacaaataaaaagattttaaattttgatatgaGTCAAATCACCATTGTTataaaagtggttaaaaatgaaaatttgagacTGACTTATCAAACcttgttattcttaaattcttcatttattattttataattaaaatctataatttgaaatgaaatgctTGTTTCAAAATGCAACTTAAAAGATTATACCTTTCATCTATTTTGTATTAGCATATGTGGGATTAATtcaatatacttttattaattaGAGGATCtatatatgattataaattttaattgttatacaAAACTATAgtagaaatatttttttccttccaGACTTCTCAAATCACATATACTAAAAGTTTATATACGTCAAATAGTTCATATTGTAATTATGGTTATGGTCTTAACTTATATTAAGTTATAACTAAATTACTATTTAAAGTGACATTAGTCAAGCAAAAATTGACAAACTTTTGAAAATTCTATACAGTTTCATTATTATCTaacagttttatatttttaaacacttaatatatatatatatatatatatatataataacgcccaattttttaaaattctatgcaGTTAAAAATGTTAAACATACGAACCTGATGACCATGAATTAAGCAAGAGCATgaaatgaacgacaaagaacaGCGTTACAGAGGAAGCAGAATACCCGTGAGAAGATTACAACTCACAAGTAAAAAACAATAACTGCAGTGCACAATAAAACAACtccattattttattttgttcagTTCTTCAGCTGCTCCCAATTTTCTACCTGACTTAACACCATACAATACAACAAAAATATAGTCCTTTCAAGTCACGGATATCCTCACTATAAAAAAAGAAACAcacacaaattaaaataaaataagttcatTCCCATTCCCATAACATAATTTAACAcactaattaatattatattaattaattaatttaacattactaaaacaaaatagtaataatatatcTAAGTACAATTTTCCCTAGAGATGCCAATCCTGTTATTGGGCACATCAAAAACTACTCTGTGGTTCTGCTGCTGCATATTGGCAATGATATTAAGGCCGGCGTTTACGTTTTCCGGGGAGGCGGCCATGGCGAGGCAGGCGATACTGGTGGAAGTGCTACGCAGCATGAAGTTGTCTTGTGCCAAGGACAAGTTCATGCCTTGGAACATGAATGTTATACTTGGTATGGTTATTGGTACGTTGTAGCATGTGTCGAATCCTCCTAGGGATGTCACGTTTGCTTTTCCCATTCGACGTCTGAACTCGTCTCGCACCGCCGTGTAGGCTGGTACCACTAGCCGTGTGTACACCGTGCCTGAATTTTTAAGCGAATAGAATTTTAGCAGATCAATAAATAGAAGAATAATTATATAAACCtagttgataaaaaaattatatatgccTAGTTGATCAAAATTGTTAAATTGTGATCATCAAACTTTAATTGATTTTGTTAATATTTAATCCGCTCTTatattacataattataaattaataggATATTTTGGTATTACTTATTGAAaaatttagcttattttgatacaaatagaGAATTGTACGGTCAAACCAGCCAATGCTgctaatatttaaaaactagaTGGTTGAAACAAGCTATTGCTATAAATAAGCTGTTTTTAAATACGCTGCACAGCTATtctaactaattattaaaatcaacTGGTTAAATAAGTTATTGTAATAGAAAGCACGCTTAGATCGAGAGGCTGGACCTCTCGGACAGTCGGACCTCATGTGGCTTCACTATTGCTTCTATGTTTGAAGTGTTGGTTCagacaagaaaagaaaaagaaaaagaaaaagtaaaatgaGGGCATGCATGGTAGTGAGTTGTGGTTGACAAAAACATCTTTTGATGGGGTGAAAAGAAAGGTAATGGTCCTTTTCTATTCGGCCTGAACTAATTTTGGCCCgatatgattttttttgggaTCACTATGCATCAGAGTGGTTCAAAAGTTATTCGATCCGAAAATTCGAGCCGAAACCGAAAGCAAATCGATCcaaaaatgtgttccttttttacgtttatcgaaccgacattactcGATTCGAAGttatacccgaaccggttgacaaccgaaaatggggaAACtaaacccgagctgtaaccgacacataacgggtaaccgagattacccgaacctaataatgaccgatcGAGTCATATCCGATCCGAATGATGCTCGGaaccgaactcgatccggctaaaacgaacttaacccgaacgaaatTTAGATCGAAGTGCTGTAAACTTGAACcaattttaacatagaagtatgatctcatattcaatcatcttattagttattctaataaagtgataaatattttaataaaataaattttataaatacatgatttcatatatttagagttaataatcaatggtcaatatttatttaactgcttttaatcaaattagataaaaattaatagaactttataattttaatttccggtcaaacaaatAAGGGTAACAATGTAatatgatcactaattgatttaaCTATTTTGTTTTAAGCGAAGGGaactttatcatcaattaaaaatgactaacaacttaatctgataccgATTCGATCGacagtaattagtaattcgtagccgaattctacttgaaaaatacccaaaTCCGATTTGTActcggtaaaaccgaaccaattattaaccgatgacaacccgagtcCGATTGAAACTCAGCACGAATTTCAACCGACACCAAACTGATGCttacccgatagctcgaataaacCGATCATTAAccaaaccgtgactaaccgatccgacccgagtgtgacccgtcgtaATACGCATCCAAAATATAACCGATTCGAAATATAattgaaccgaatgacacccatccgaaaccgacccgatcactcgaatgaacacctctagtacGCACTATTATCTACTAATACAAATGTGAATATAAAGAGGTGTTTATTCATATCATCGGATCAGTTTTTAGTCGGTTTAAAATTAAGATTTGTGTCTATTTTAGTTTTTACAtaatcataaatatatttttaaagttaaggttaatttaattcaattaaaaatcgagtaaatatcaaattatcaaTTCTGTTTGTATAAAAAAGTCCGTAGTAGACTAGTAGTGATGCCCATAATCTTATAATCTTCACTTCACGGGTCTTTTCTGTTCATTACTTTATAGATAGTGTGGCAACAGTGGCACTGTAGCACCTCATCTACTAAAAACTTGTTAAATGATAGTTGATCCTTATCTAATCTTAGCAAACTCAAAAGGAATCTGATCCGAAACACCAGATTTGAAATCGATCCTATGACTTAAAAGAACATTTCCATTTATAATGCAATGGAATGCATAAAAAAGCATTATGAAACAACTACTCCATCTGTTCCTTTTTATTGTCTACTTATTTTTTCCACGCattttcaaagaaaattttaaggCTCGATATTTCTTAGTtagcatcataaaaaattatatattaaaattctttgaatcaagatgaatctaataagattcccacatgaacatattttttctttactatatactttaaaaattaaatttaaatttatctctCCTTAagtgaaaaaacttaaaacgGACAAACAAAAAAACGAATGGATTAATTAAAAATGAGAAAGTATATAAAACttgattattgattgattaaattagAAAGAGTAAAAGGTAGTAACTACTAACCAGAATCAATAACAGTGCCTGCACCAGTATTAGGATTGAAAGCCAGAGCCTGAGGAGGAATGTCAACAGTTTTACGCCCAACCTTAATACCAATCAAATTCACATAATAAAGAGAGGGTCTTTTTGGATTCTTAAGTAATGGTGTGTAATGTATCCTTTTTGGTTGGGCAACTGGGCCAAGTCTTAAGGACCCTGAAAAGTTAGAAGATCTAAAACTGGGTAGACAATAAGAGAAAGTGGACTTGTATAGGCTTTGGGTTTGAGCAAGAAGAGATAATGGACCTCGACCAAGACCCAGTAACCCTTGCGGTGGTACGGATGCTCCGGTTGTTTTTTGGATGCATCCGAACACGTAGCCGGGGATTGGGTCTTGGGCTAAGGCTATTGTGTCTTGGGATAGCCCGGCTGCTAAGGTTGAGCCTCCATAGGTTTGGTTGAAGCTGCATAGGTTTTGGACACATGCCGAGTTTATTACCTGAAAAATGGATCAAAAACCGTAACACATTTATAAGAATAGACTatagaaaaatacaaattttcgTGTGAGACGGTTTTATTTTGAGACACTCTTTATATATAGGCTGAATAGACTAACTAAGACAACTAATAACATATTGACTTTTGGAagccttgttttttttttttttgtttacataGATACGTTAGGGTTGGATTGATTGAGAATCAAATCACGTCAATTCCCAATTGAGGAATATAATATTTGTTGGTTGTTGCAATGAAGAGAAGACTTAATTTTCGAATTATAGAAGTCACTTAAATTTTGTTGGCTATTGATATGCACAATTAATAGTCTTTTTGGTCGTTGTTACTAAccatttgttttataaattttcataaaatacatCATGTTATtctataataatgaaattattgttataaaaaagtttttttttcacaattttttattatttaatattttaagagaTTTCCCTACTgaaattacactaaattttcattaccgaTACCAACATTTAATACTGATTAATATATATACCGTCAATACTTTTATGAGATAAGAAAGCTTGTCAACAACTCCTACCATCCAAATCAACACCAT belongs to Amaranthus tricolor cultivar Red isolate AtriRed21 chromosome 17, ASM2621246v1, whole genome shotgun sequence and includes:
- the LOC130804524 gene encoding aspartyl protease AED3-like, with protein sequence MKSLHIPLFFFFLLLPLHTLSKQQGQTQPTHYCNLPTDKGSTLKVFHVSSPCSPFKPKKMSWEESVIQMLIEDQARSQYLTSLVARKSVAPVAWARQLIQSPTYIVRVKVGTPAQTFLMALDTSNDAAWLPCNGCQGCGSSHFNSDKSTSFKSVACGAPQCQQVINSACVQNLCSFNQTYGGSTLAAGLSQDTIALAQDPIPGYVFGCIQKTTGASVPPQGLLGLGRGPLSLLAQTQSLYKSTFSYCLPSFRSSNFSGSLRLGPVAQPKRIHYTPLLKNPKRPSLYYVNLIGIKVGRKTVDIPPQALAFNPNTGAGTVIDSGTVYTRLVVPAYTAVRDEFRRRMGKANVTSLGGFDTCYNVPITIPSITFMFQGMNLSLAQDNFMLRSTSTSIACLAMAASPENVNAGLNIIANMQQQNHRVVFDVPNNRIGISRENCT